Proteins from a genomic interval of Quercus lobata isolate SW786 chromosome 11, ValleyOak3.0 Primary Assembly, whole genome shotgun sequence:
- the LOC115967346 gene encoding cyclase-like protein 2 yields the protein MTTSSSSLVLLILLLCTASHTIPTLSSANIEAYPSIPGTQTTTDFSNNGELDLAPVRREVYGGGRIIDISHRYTPDMPSWDSVDGVGQFLWLPKSMKNGSLANNSEMKLPTHTGTHVDAPGHVFDHYFDAGFDVDTLDLDVLNGQALLVDVPRDKNITAEVMKSLNIPRGVRRVLFRTLNTDRRLMFKKEFDTSYVGFMKDGAQWLVDNTDIKLVGIDYLSVAAYDDLIPSHLVLLEDREIILVEGLKLDNVQPGIYSVNCLPLRLLGAEGSPIRCILIK from the exons atgactACTTCTTCTTCCTCACTGGTCCTCCTCATCCTCCTACTCTGCACCGCGTCGCACACGATCCCCACCCTATCCTCCGCCAACATAGAAGCCTATCCTTCAATCCCAGGAACCCAAACAACCACGGACTTTTCAAACAATGGCGAGCTTGATCTTGCACCGGTTCGCCGGGAAGTCTACGGCGGCGGCCGAATAATCGATATTAGCCACCGGTACACGCCGGACATGCCGTCGTGGGACTCGGTTGATGGGGTGGGTCAGTTTCTGTGGCTTCCGAAGAGCATGAAGAATGGCTCGCTCGCTAACAACTCGGAGATGAAGCTTCCCACTCATACGGGTACCCATGTTGATGCCCCGGGACACGTGTTCGATCACTACTTCGACGCTGGCTTCGATGTCGACACGCTTGACTTGGACGTGCTCAATG GTCAAGCATTGTTAGTTGATGTTCCAAGAGACAAGAACATAACTG CTGAAGTTATGAAATCCTTAAATATCCCCAGGGGAGTACGTCGTGTCCTTTTCAGAACTTTAAATACTGACAG GAGGCTTATGTTTAAAAAGGAGTTTGACACAAGTTATGTGGGATTTATGAAAGATGGGGCACAATGGTTGGTAGACAACACAGACATCAAACTTGTTG GAATTGATTACTTATCTGTTGCTGCCTATGATGATTTGATCCCATCTCATCTTGTCTTGCTGGAAGACAGG GAAATCATCCTTGTGGAAGGCCTAAAGCTCGATAACGTCCAGCCAGGAATATACTCTGTCAATTGCTTACCTCTTAGGTTGCTGGGTGCTGAGGGATCACCAATAAGAtgcattctcatcaaataa